The Verrucomicrobium spinosum DSM 4136 = JCM 18804 genome includes a region encoding these proteins:
- a CDS encoding class I SAM-dependent methyltransferase, producing MRLYPLTLASTALLSLTLILGRDDARAQNVDPAEAFAPPAVTEYLGRTVAQTMHWSGSGWLIRHKREREEAASLMREKLELKPGMVVCDLGCGNGYHTFPMGRAVAPGGKVYGVEIQEPYLRMLEEGAVKAGVTNFVPVLGKLYDPGLPDATFDLMLLVDVYHEFSHPEQMLSAMHKALKPDGVVVLVEFRAEDDTVPIKPEHKMTKAQIDKEMTANGYKLVKSFDGLPWQHMLWYGKGESSGNPNKS from the coding sequence ATGCGTCTTTACCCTCTCACTCTTGCCAGCACGGCCTTGCTGTCGCTAACCCTGATCCTCGGACGCGATGATGCTCGGGCTCAGAACGTGGATCCCGCCGAGGCGTTCGCGCCTCCCGCCGTGACGGAATATCTTGGGCGCACGGTGGCCCAGACCATGCATTGGAGCGGATCGGGCTGGCTCATCCGCCACAAACGGGAGAGGGAGGAGGCGGCGAGCCTGATGCGGGAAAAGCTGGAGCTGAAGCCCGGCATGGTGGTGTGCGACTTGGGCTGTGGGAACGGCTATCACACCTTCCCCATGGGTAGGGCAGTGGCTCCTGGCGGTAAAGTCTATGGCGTGGAGATTCAGGAACCATACCTGCGCATGCTTGAGGAGGGCGCGGTAAAGGCCGGAGTGACGAACTTTGTGCCGGTGTTGGGCAAACTCTACGATCCGGGGCTGCCAGATGCCACTTTTGACCTCATGCTGCTCGTGGATGTTTACCACGAGTTCTCGCACCCGGAGCAGATGCTGTCGGCCATGCACAAAGCATTAAAGCCGGACGGCGTGGTGGTGCTGGTCGAGTTCCGGGCGGAAGACGACACGGTGCCCATCAAGCCGGAGCACAAGATGACAAAGGCCCAGATCGACAAGGAGATGACTGCCAATGGCTACAAGCTGGTGAAGTCCTTCGACGGTCTGCCCTGGCAGCATATGCTCTGGTACGGGAAGGGGGAAAGCTCGGGCAATCCGAACAAATCGTGA